A single Myxocyprinus asiaticus isolate MX2 ecotype Aquarium Trade chromosome 50, UBuf_Myxa_2, whole genome shotgun sequence DNA region contains:
- the LOC127438893 gene encoding forkhead box protein E4-like: MEDNNTCHSDREQLGLKFTIDYLLYNKGHNTERVEPEDDSSPSEDLQTTVNEQTQGTLSEDQENEKDGCEEEHKKQNLQSEGTEEKPTQSYIALISMAILDSEEKKLLLCDIYQWIMDHYPYFKSKDKNWRNSVRHNLSLNECFIKAGRSDNGKGHFWAIHPANFQDFSNGDYHRRRARRRIRRVTGQLPFTLPAHYQTLNRMKRTPCWCWTPSHTLMSFLPRVYWNWATLQAIRPPSLHALT, translated from the exons ATGGAGGACAACAACACATGCCATAGTGATCGAGAGCAGTTGGGACTCAAGTTCACCATTGACTACCTGTTGTACAATAAGGGACACAACACTGAAAGAGTAGAACCAGAGGACGATTCATCTCCATCTGAAGACCTTCAAACCACAGTCAATGAGCAAACACAAGGAACTCTCTCAGAGGACCAGGAAAATGAAAAGGATGGATGTGAAGAGGAACACAAAAAGCAGAATCTACAGAGTGAGGGAACAGAGGAGAAGCCAACCCAATCCTACATTGCCCTCATTTCCATGGCCATCCTGGATTCGGAAGAGAAGAAGCTCTTGCTATGCGATATTTACCAGTGGATCATGGATCACTATCCATACTTCAAAAGCAAG GACAAAAACTGGAGAAACAGTGTGAGGCACAACCTCTCTTTGAACGAGTGCTTTATCAAAGCGGGTCGCAGTGACAATGGGAAAGGCCATTTCTGGGCAATTCATCCGGCCAACTTTCAAGACTTCTCTAACGGAGACTACCACCGGCGACGAGCCCGGAGAAGGATCCGTAGAGTAACAGGGCAGCTTCCCTTCACACTACCTGCACATTATCAGACCCTCAACCGCATGAAACGGACACCGTGCTGGTGCTGGACACCCTCCCATACATTAATGAGTTTCTTACCCAGAGTGTACTGGAACTGGGCTACACTTCAGGCAATACGTCCACCCTCCCTTCATGCACTGACATGA